Genomic segment of Gemmatimonadota bacterium:
GATCCCCGTCGCCATAACGGCCGGCAGAAACTCGTCCTATGACCTGCACGGTCCGCAGCCTGGAGAGCGACTCGACCAACTCCTGCGCGAGGCCCGCGGCCAGGTAGAGATGTGTCGGATTCGACAGCGGGAGCGTCAGGGGGAGGACGGCAACCCGCCCGTACCGGGATACCCGTCTCGGGCCCGGCGCGTGGAGGGCGCGAGCACGCCCGGCGCCGCCCGCTCCCTTGCGCAGGCTATCCGCCAGCCGGCGGGTTGCGGGAGAGGGCGTCAGGTCCATCTCCCGTTCCCAGCGGCCCGCGAATGTCTCGTACTCCCGCAGCGCGGCGACGCGATCGCCCGCTCGATCGAGCAGGCGCATCAACCGCCTCACGCCGGTCTCCTCGTTGCCCGAAAGCGCGACGGCCCGCCTGGCGCTGTCCGCGGCGCTGATCCAGTTCTCCAGCGCCTCCCCCCTGTCCGCGAGCGCCCAGTGGGCTGCGGACGCCTCCCGCGCGAGTTCGGTCCTCCACTCCTCGATCCAGGAGACGAGTTCCGGAGCGCCGACAATCCGAAGGCCATGGAGAAAGGTGCCTCGGTATAGCTCGGCGGCGTCCTCGAAGCGGCGCTCGGCGATGCGCGTTCGGAAGGTGACGACATCGCAGCGGACGCTGCCAGCATCGAGGAGCAGCATGTCCGATTGTCCGCGCAGCGCCGTCGGTCCAAGATGGCGACGAAGGAAGTGCACCGCGTTCCGGAGGGCGCCGCGGCCACGTTCCCTGCGCGACCCGGGCCAGAATAGCGATGCCACCGCCTCCCGGGACTTCGGTCCCTCCAGCGCCAGGTAGGCCACCAGCGCCAGGCGCTTGGGTCGAGCCAGAAGCGCCGCCGCCCGGGCGTCCGTGACTCCAGCCACAGCGGGGCGTCCCAGAGTCGTCAGCGAGGCGGACGATGGCAGTAGCGTCACCTCATGTTTCCGTCAGAGTGACGATTTATAGACGGTTCATCCGCAAGATGGGGGGTGCAACATCCCCTGACCAGGAGGTAACCATGTCGCCGCAACGCGTTTCCATCGTCTCTGCACTCGTCGCGCTCTTGTCCGTCCAGGCTGCGTGTGACGACAGCCGGCTATCGTCGGATCCGGCCGCGGCCGTGGCGGGCCCACAGCTGTCCGCCAGTCCCGTCAGGGCGATGCGGTTCAAGGGTACCGTGGCTCTGGTGGACCCGGTCGATCCTCCCCCGGCACCATGCGCCGCGTTCCTCAATTCGGTCATCGCGGGGAACGCCACTCACATGGGACGGTTCGAGGGCGTCGGTAGCACGTGCATAACCAGTCAGGTAGCCCCGGACCCGGACCCGCCGTTCGAGGCCCCCGGACCGCCGCCGTATGCCACCGCCACCTTCACGAATCCATTGTGGGTGCTGACCGCCGCGCACGGCGACGAGCTGTGGCTAGAGAGCTCTGATGGGGTGGCCGTCCTGAGCCTTGCGGACGGATCTTTGCGCGCCGTGGGCACGCACGAGATCATCGGAGGCACGGGTCGCTTCGCCAACGCAACCGGTGAGCTCACGACCAGGGGCGTGAACGCCGACGGCATCGGTCCGGACGATGTTCAGTCCCGGGGCTGGATCAGCTACTGAGGAGTACGCCATGTCCGACACGACACGCAACAAGGAACTGGTCCGTCGCTTCGTCGACGCGGTCAACGCCCGCAATTTCGTGGCGCTGGAAGAGATTCTCGCCCCGGACTTCCACCGCCACTGTCCGGCTACGCCCGACGTGGAGGTGCGTAGCCCGGACGATTTCCGACGCTTCATCGAGTCGGATGCCGCGGCGGTGCCCGACAGCCGGGTGACCCTCGAGACTGTCGTGGGCGAGGGCGATCGGGTGGCGTTCTGGGCGACGTACTCGGGCACGCAGTCCGGTCAGATGGGCCCGTTCTCCCCGTCCAACAGGTGGGCGTCATTGGAGTTCGCAGGTGTTTTCAGGATCGACGGCGACCGGATCGCGCACGTGGCCGTCACGTGGGACAACGTGTCGTTCCTGAGCCAGCTCGGACACATGCCGCCAATGCCGACGCCCTGAGCGCCGGCACGGCGGTGAAGCACGAGTGGCGGCGTCGGCCTTTCGGCCGGCGTCGCCATGGCACATCCTGACGGCCCGCTCATCCAACAGCAGGCGGTCAAGACATGCCCCAGTCGCGCAGAATCCTCG
This window contains:
- a CDS encoding ester cyclase, encoding MSDTTRNKELVRRFVDAVNARNFVALEEILAPDFHRHCPATPDVEVRSPDDFRRFIESDAAAVPDSRVTLETVVGEGDRVAFWATYSGTQSGQMGPFSPSNRWASLEFAGVFRIDGDRIAHVAVTWDNVSFLSQLGHMPPMPTP